The following coding sequences are from one Anser cygnoides isolate HZ-2024a breed goose chromosome 10, Taihu_goose_T2T_genome, whole genome shotgun sequence window:
- the CCDC51 gene encoding mitochondrial potassium channel encodes MGPIKYKSSVSSVSCGLQYHHFMIKCCQKMNLHVVRTYCSSGPKQPEAKSTIETARGLLSRLTETGTAMGKNSLQKISATGKSWWDKYEEFVGINEVREAQGKVTEAENVFMIARGIVREARENVESQQTKLKEIRDRLDRVSRDDTQYLELATLEHRLLQEEKRYRAAYLNAEESEREKFSLFSAAVRESHEKERTRAEKTKNWSIIGSVLGAIIGVLGSTYVNRVRLQELKVLVLEAQKGPINLQEAIKEQASSHYLQQKDLSDVIADLKNMLQARTSQEIKEGALLARGDRNDSIKLDSLLIPLKEQLNYTKQVSSCLGSLQQQFNSLQESIAQIISDVQSVKLAVHSRPMERAMPRPSAEGKGQASAVRDVILELCDTERRLESQIKRNSIYSTAITCTVFAITLPVLYIILKGN; translated from the exons ATGGGGccaataaaatataaatcaagTGTATCCTCAGTGTCCTGTGGCCTGCAATATCACCATTTTATGATAAAGTGCTGtcaaaaaatgaatttacaCGTAGTGCGAACTTACTGTTCCTCGGGACCTAAGCAGCCTGAAGCCAAGTCAACGATAGAAACGGCCAGGGGTCTTCTCAGTCGGCTGACAGAAACGGGGACTGCTATGGGGAAAAACTCCCTTCAAAAAATATCTGCAACAGGGAAGAGTTGGTGGGACAAATATGAAGAGTTTGTTGGCATTAATGAAGTTCGAGAGGCTCAGGGAAAAGTGACAGAG GCTGAAAATGTCTTTATGATAGCTCGAGGCATAGTACGAGAGGCTCGTGAAAATGTAGAATCCCAACAGACTAAACTGAAGGAAATTCGGGACCGCTTGGACAGGGTCTCTCGGGATGACACCCAATACTTAGAACTGGCTACTCTGGAACACAGGTTGCTGCAG GAAGAGAAGAGATACCGAGCTGCCTACTTAAATGCAGAAGAATCCGAGCGAGAaaaattctctctcttctctgcagcTGTAAGGGAAAGCCACGAGAAAGAGCGAACAAGAgctgagaaaacaaagaactggtCTATTATTGGCTCTGTACTGGGAGCCATTATAGGTGTTCTTGGTTCCACTTATGTTAATCGAGTAAGGCTGCAAGAATTAAAAGTCTTGGTGCTTGAAGCACAGAAGGGCCCAATAAACCTGCAAGAAGCCATCAAAGAACAGGCCTCCAGCCATTACTTGCAGCAGAAGGATCTCAGTGACGTCATAGCAGACCTGAAAAACATGCTGCAAGCAAGGAcatcacaggaaataaaagaaggTGCTTTGTTAGCAAGAGGAGACAGGAATGACTCCATAAAACTAGATTCtcttttaattcctttaaaGGAACAGCTAAACTACACTAAACAAGTCAGTTCATGTCTTGGGAGTTTACAACAGCAGTTTAACAGTCTGCAGGAAAGTATAGCACAAATAATTTCTGACGTGCAGAGCGTTAAACTTGCAGTTCATTCCAGACCTATGGAAAGAGCAATGCCAAGGCCTTCAGCAGAGGGTAAGGGACAGGCTTCTGCTGTGAGAGATGTGATCTTAGAATTGTGTGACACAGAGCGGAGACTGGAATCACAAATCAAGAGAAATTCTATTTACAGCACTGCAATCACATGTACTGTGTTTGCTATTACTCTGCCAGTACTCTATATTATACTTAAAGGAAACTGA